A window of the Brassica napus cultivar Da-Ae chromosome C5, Da-Ae, whole genome shotgun sequence genome harbors these coding sequences:
- the LOC106424991 gene encoding nuclear intron maturase 1, mitochondrial — protein sequence MRRLTHRSIPLRNIAEHLNCKTFLKPISSLPNPKPESREPSSTQDPYSLLKQDPVEICLSLWVKSFSSPPSSTFSNLTGFLSKFDLWILAYQRTCAHVTGTFPPRSAIQFKALRSLLSLQQAVTRSGGKFRWNDKMNQLVRSPSEKGASARRMMESEEPIFQDRVVHEVLLMVVEPFFEARFSSKSHGFRPGRNPHTLIRTVRSNFAGYLWFIKGDVSEVLDRVDVDVVMACLQKVVKDRKVLGLIESSLRMGDNRVTMNRVVEENGNDGLGAKRRIEREKRMRTKKKILNDDEPKPDPYWLRTFYSFAPKEAAKVPSYGYCGILSPLLANVCLDELDRFMETKIVEYFKPCKDDSIWKESIEDGCHNPAWPEFVPSSGKEKTRKMDYIRHGGYFLIGIRGPREDAVKTRKEVIEFCDRVFGLRLDNSKLEIEHISRGIQFLDHIICRRVIYPTLRYTGSGGSVVSKKGVGTLLSVSASLEQCIRKFRRLAFVKGDKDPEPLPCNPMLYSSQSHSNSQMNKFLETMADWYKYADNRKKAVGFCAYVIRSSLAKLYAARYRLKSRAKVYSIATRDLSRPLSESSKNSAPEYSDLLRMGLVDAIDGVQFSRMSLIPSCDYTPFPRNWIPNHEQVLQEYIKLQDPKFFCELHRSIKRKGLTLPQDEISEVVWDFKTLGAWRSKCESKREADDGLEKIDSPP from the coding sequence ATGAGAAGACTGACACATCGTTCCATCCCACTGAGGAATATCGCCGAGCACTTAAACTGCAAAACCTTCCTCAAACCAATCTCTTCTCTCCCCAATCCAAAACCGGAATCACGAGAACCCTCCTCGACCCAAGACCCGTACTCCCTCCTCAAGCAAGACCCGGTAGAAATCTGCCTCTCCCTCTGGGTCAAATCCTTCTCCTCTCCTCCCTCCTCCACTTTCTCCAACCTCACAGGCTTCCTCTCCAAATTCGACCTATGGATCCTCGCCTACCAGCGAACCTGCGCTCACGTCACCGGAACCTTCCCGCCTCGCAGCGCCATCCAGTTCAAAGCCCTCCGCTCGCTCCTCTCCCTCCAGCAAGCCGTCACGCGCTCCGGCGGCAAGTTCCGCTGGAACGACAAGATGAACCAGCTCGTGAGGAGCCCTAGCGAGAAAGGAGCCTCGGCGAGGAGGATGATGGAgtccgaagaaccgatttttcAGGACCGTGTGGTTCACGAGGTGCTGTTGATGGTTGTGGAGCCGTTCTTTGAAGCTAGGTTTTCGAGTAAGAGTCATGGGTTTAGACCTGGGAGGAATCCGCATACTTTGATTAGAACTGTTAGGAGTAACTTCGCTGGGTACTTGTGGTTTATTAAAGGTGATGTTAGTGAGGTTTTGGATCGTGTTGATGTCGATGTGGTGATGGCTTGTCTTCAGAAAGTTGTTAAAGATAGGAAAGTCCTCGGCTTGATCGAGTCTTCCTTGAGAATGGGTGATAATAGAGTGACGATGAATCGTGTTGTTGAAGAAAATGGCAATGATGGTTTGGGAGCTAAGAGGCGGATCGAGCGTGAGAAGAGGAtgaggacgaagaagaagattttaAACGACGATGAGCCAAAGCCTGATCCGTATTGGCTGAGGACTTTCTACAGTTTTGCTCCTAAGGAAGCTGCGAAGGTTCCTTCTTATGGCTACTGTGGCATACTGAGTCCTTTGCTTGCTAATGTGTGTCTTGATGAGCTTGACCGGTTTATGGAAACGAAGATAGTTGAGTATTTTAAGCCTTGTAAAGACGATTCCATATGGAAGGAGTCTATTGAAGATGGCTGTCATAACCCTGCCTGGCCTGAGTTTGTTCCCTCCAGTGGGAAGGAGAAAACTAGGAAGATGGATTACATTAGGCATGGAGGTTATTTCCTGATTGGGATTAGAGGGCCTAGAGAGGATGCTGTAAAGACGCGGAAGGAAGTCATTGAGTTTTGCGATAGAGTTTTCGGTTTGAGGTTGGATAATTCTAAGTTAGAGATTGAACATATAAGCAGGGGGATTCAGTTTCTCGACCACATTATCTGCCGTAGAGTTATTTACCCTACTCTGCGTTACACTGGAAGTGGAGGCAGCGTTGTGAGTAAGAAGGGCGTTGGAACGCTGCTCTCTGTGTCTGCTAGCTTAGAGCAATGCATCCGGAAATTTAGGCGGCTTGCTTTTGTTAAAGGAGACAAAGATCCCGAGCCTTTGCCTTGTAACCCGATGCTTTATTCAAGCCAGTCTCATAGTAACTCTCAGATGAATAAGTTTCTTGAAACGATGGCTGATTGGTACAAATATGCAGACAACCGCAAGAAGGCTGTTGGGTTCTGTGCTTATGTGATTAGAAGCTCTTTGGCTAAACTATACGCTGCAAGGTATAGGCTTAAATCTCGTGCCAAAGTGTACAGCATAGCCACAAGGGATCTTAGCCGTCCATTAAGTGAGAGCAGCAAAAACTCTGCACCTGAGTACTCTGATCTTCTCAGGATGGGACTAGTAGATGCTATAGATGGAGTTCAGTTCTCTCGCATGTCTTTGATTCCATCTTGTGATTATACTCCATTCCCTAGGAACTGGATACCAAACCATGAGCAAGTTTTGCAGGAGTACATCAAGTTGCAAGACCCTAAATTCTTCTGTGAGTTGCATAGGTCGATAAAACGCAAGGGCCTAACCTTGCCTCAGGATGAGATCTCAGAGGTTGTGTGGGATTTTAAGACTCTTGGTGCTTGGAGATCAAAGTGTGAGAGTAAAAGAGAAGCAGATGATGGGTTGGAGAAAATAGACTCACCACCATGA